A window of Mercenaria mercenaria strain notata chromosome 16, MADL_Memer_1, whole genome shotgun sequence contains these coding sequences:
- the LOC128549609 gene encoding uncharacterized protein LOC128549609 isoform X2 — MVSTTRSKYELEYFVSVTTFLSLATVVMGHGRLIDPPSRSSAYRFGFGTPRNDNDHQLSCGGFWNQWGRNQGRCGVCGDPYQGPRENEAGGKYATGTIVRHYREGQQITVVIDMTVGHGGFSEFRICPNNDVHKAITQQCLDQHLLATPSGETRIEHGHVTGLLRYKLKLPRGLTCTQCVLQWKWNTASNNNCNYVTHENCCEGCGPQEQFYGCADVSIGHDSNAGRYTTRRTTKIPFKPNIFGHTQPSGFIPIDIFGRELKEPN; from the exons atggtATCCACGACTAGAAGCAAATACGAATTGGAGTATTTTGTATCTGTAACAACATTTCTGTCCTTGGCAACTGTCGTCATGGGCCATGGACGACTGATTGATCCGCCATCCCGGTCGTCTGCTTACAGATTTGGCTTCGGCACTCCACGGAATGATAACGACCACCAGCTTAGCTGTGGAGGATTCTGG AATCAGTGGGGCAGAAATCAAGGCCGTTGTGGTGTTTGTGGGGATCCCTATCAAGGGCCTCGTGAAAACGAGGCTGGTGGAAAATATGCGACAGGGACAATAGTGCGACATTACAGGGAAGGGCAACAGATTACCGTGGTAATCG ATATGACCGTAGGACACGGTGGATTTTCCGAGTTTCGGATATGTCCGAATAATGATGTACACAAAGCTATCACACAGCAGTGTTTAGATCAACACCTTCTGGCGACGCCTAGCGGAGAAACGCGCATAGAACACGGACATGTGACTGGCCTCTTGAGATATAAATTGAAACTTCCACGTGGGCTCACGTGCACTCAGTGTGTTCTACAGTGGAAATGGAACACTG CTTCAAACAATAACTGCAATTACGTCACCCATGAAAATTGTTGCGAAGGATGTGGGCCACAAGAACAGTTCTACGGTTGTGCTGATGTTTCAATCGGGCATGACTCCAATGCTGGTCGTTATACAACGCGGAGAACCACAAAAATCCCGTTCAAGCCAAATATTTTTGGACACACGCAGCCAAGTGGCTTTATTCCGATTGATATTTTTGGCCGTGAGCTGAAAGAACCAAACTAA